From the genome of Candidatus Nitrosocosmicus oleophilus, one region includes:
- a CDS encoding ATP-grasp domain-containing protein translates to MRRKISTVLIPGASAPAGINTIKSLRLSDFKGKILSTDSNSLSAGFYLSDYYEVIPEAEADDYLEVLLNVIDKYNIEILMPSSGYDIFPFSEFKSKLKKHGVIPVVSDRKILEICRDKIYTFNHLNKIFRLPFTTLNPDEIDTYPFIAKPRYGKGSRDVIQVNDEQEKRYICSKFPNMIYQEFLPGDEYTIDVMSDLEGNPIISVPRVRLQTKSGISTKGKIILDKELIEESMKIVKKLRIIGPSCIQMKKDKLGQFKLVEINPRLGGGTIFTTLAGANFPRMVVDLVEGKKIDPPKISEITVLRYFEEIVLDERNKINYSGKDLLASNPCRI, encoded by the coding sequence TTGCGTAGAAAAATATCCACAGTATTGATTCCCGGTGCCTCTGCACCTGCTGGAATAAATACAATAAAATCATTGAGATTATCAGATTTTAAAGGCAAGATATTATCTACGGATTCTAACAGTTTATCAGCAGGTTTTTATCTATCTGACTACTATGAGGTGATCCCGGAGGCTGAAGCAGACGATTATTTGGAAGTACTGCTTAACGTAATCGACAAATACAACATAGAGATTTTAATGCCTTCATCAGGTTACGATATTTTTCCCTTTAGTGAATTCAAATCCAAATTGAAAAAACATGGGGTGATTCCTGTAGTGAGTGACAGAAAAATCTTGGAAATTTGTAGAGACAAGATTTATACATTTAATCACTTAAACAAGATTTTTAGACTCCCTTTCACGACTCTAAATCCCGATGAGATTGATACCTATCCATTCATTGCAAAACCGCGCTATGGGAAGGGCAGTAGGGATGTAATTCAGGTAAACGACGAGCAAGAAAAGAGATACATTTGCTCAAAGTTCCCTAATATGATCTACCAGGAATTCTTACCTGGAGATGAATATACAATTGATGTCATGAGTGATTTGGAAGGTAATCCAATAATTTCAGTTCCACGTGTAAGACTGCAAACAAAAAGTGGTATTTCTACAAAGGGTAAGATTATTCTGGATAAAGAATTGATTGAGGAATCCATGAAGATAGTGAAAAAACTTAGAATAATTGGACCTTCATGCATTCAGATGAAAAAAGACAAGTTAGGTCAATTCAAATTGGTAGAAATTAATCCTCGTCTAGGTGGCGGCACAATTTTTACAACTTTGGCTGGTGCCAACTTCCCCAGGATGGTCGTGGATTTAGTCGAAGGAAAAAAAATAGACCCTCCAAAGATTTCTGAAATTACAGTACTACGATACTTTGAAGAAATTGTTTTGGATGAACGAAACAAAATTAACTATAGCGGAAAAGACCTACTAGCAAGTAATCCTTGTCGTATATGA